One Carassius auratus strain Wakin chromosome 44, ASM336829v1, whole genome shotgun sequence genomic window carries:
- the LOC113062363 gene encoding uncharacterized protein LOC113062363, which produces MNGRYDLRLPQIRCKACEATWSPGVDDLIRNDYWPATSHYSTVYATDVLFSFEELKMAAPGISSQAFLRMLDQRTVRFGRNGNITADSFRKSFLEWEAVRFEVDKLCQEDHFNCPACSPDMLAVSVDGNRKHYRFKSAARSEEKAIFDGVFIANDDDVARFVDYVHTSTSHVSGRGVCGGQWSAARETSQKSSGKTDEEGLELAVCRHGVLLRALNMFRGEIFAYPLYLQKQMACKPVTFFAMDVACKYWPYLQRVTEKCPELQDLLNMRPFLSVFHAKAHDFKCEVKWSGAYQEGAGSTLGEEVEQCNAFLSRIAVTTKHMSKAGRIDMLTIMAMRWNQQKFDNLASTLARRYRKATIALQCQLHNLEAMKTEMDISDNQLERWIIDINEWAEATTSPNDADVAAVASRIEELVASVKRKSQRLYKDSDGCKGRARIRRKIREEKKILNSVVEKYNTLVPNAEKLTLDTILCDENVWPWQLTHGDSVDLRTKRKAFDIVMAVRRLEEEKRILIAEMNKHWKSLCSRADTLKQMSSQLANVTSGETWGLLQDGIRGLKSLTLKNKQASNSLAKHAKTFYVQVLTETEINFDSHSEEYDTSSDSEQD; this is translated from the exons ATGAATG GGCGATATGATCTCAGATTGCCTCAGATTAGATGCAAAGCATGTGAAGCCACTTGGAGTCCTGGAGTGGATGACCTGATCCGTAATGACTACTGGCCGGCCACTTCTCACTATTCAACTGTGTATGCAACAGATgtccttttttcttttgaagAGCTGAAGATGGCAGCACCAGGGATATCTAGCCAAGCATTTCTTAGAATGCTGGATCAACGCACTGTTCGCTTTGGCCGT AATGGAAACATCACAGCAGACAGCTTCCGGAAAAGCTTCTTGGAGTGGGAAGCTGTCCGATTCGAAGTGGACAAATTATGCCAGGAGGACCACTTTAACTGCCCAGCATGCAGTCCAGACATGCTTGCAGTATCCGTTGATGGAAACCGTAAGCACTACAGATTCAAGAGTGCAGCTAG ATCGGAGGAAAAAGCCATCTTTGATGGCGTGTTCATCGCGAATGATGATGACGTCGCAAGATTCGTGGACTATGTCCATACCTCAACCAGTCAT GTCTCTGGAAGAGGTGTCTGTGGAGGGCAATGGTCAGCGGCTCGTGAAACGTCTCAGAAGTCCTCAGGAAAAACAGATGAGGAGGGCCTGGAACTTGCTGTATGTCGTCATGGGGTTCTCCTTCGTGCCCTCAATATGTTCAGGGGCGAAATCTTTGCCTACCCCCTGTACCTCCAAAAGCAAATGGCCTGTAAGCCAGTTACATTTTTTGCAATGGATGTGGCATGCAAGTACTGGCCTTACCTCCAGAGAGTGACAGAGAAATGCCCTGAGCTTCAGGATCTCCTCAACATGAGgccatttctttctgtttttcatgCCAAAGCTCATGATTTCAAATGTGAG gtaaaatggAGTGGAGCATATCAGGAGGGGGCTGGTTCGACTCTTGGCGAAGAGGTGGAGCAGTGCAACGCCTTCCTCTCGAGGATTGCTGTTACGACAAAGCACATGTCAAAAGCGG gacGCATTGACATGCTGACAATCATGGCCATGCGCTGGAACCAACAAAAGTTTGACAACTTGGCTTCTACCCTTGCCCGCCGATATCGGAAG GCCACAATAGCCCTGCAATGCCAGTTGCATAACCTGGAGGCCATGAAAACAGAAATGGACATCTCTGACAATCAACTGGAGAGGTGGATCATTGATATCAATGAGTGGGCAGAAG CAACAACATCCCCAAATGATGCTGATGTTGCCGCTGTTGCCAGCCGAATTGAGGAGCTGGTGGCAAGTGTTAAGAGGAAGTCCCAGCGTCTTTACAAGGATAGTGACGGATGCAAAGGACGTGCCCGAATCCGCCGAAAGAtcagggaggaaaaaaaaatcttaaattctgTAGTGGAAAAATATAACACCTTGGTTCCTAATGCAGAAAAACTGACATTGGACACCATTCTATGTGACGAGAATGTTTGGCCATGGCAGCTTACCCACGGTG ACTCTGTAGATCTAAGGACAAAGAGGAAGGCGTTCGACATTGTGATGGCAGTAAGGAGACTTGAGGAGGAGAAGAGGATTCTTATTGCAGAGATGAACAAGCATTGGAAGTCTCTTTGCTCCCGTGCAGACACCCTGAAGCAGATGTCATCCCAGCTTGCTAATGTGACATCAg GTGAAACGTGGGGCCTGCTTCAAGATGGTATCCGAGGTCTAAAGAGCTTGACATTGAAGAACAAGCAAGCAAGCAACAGCCTGGCAAAGCATGCAAAGACATTTTATGTTCAAGTTCTGACTGAAACAGAAATTAACTTTGATAGTCATTCTGAGGAATACGATACCAGTAGTGACTCTGAGCAAGATTAA
- the LOC113062369 gene encoding uncharacterized protein LOC113062369 isoform X2 codes for MTKPKFRPCPSCQVRQQANRKTCSACFATLPSKRLLKTAKINDDWGQRVIKNKNASRVVASAQIAVQKLSALGYMPILFISQRHMGTGKLIADVVTHLPPTQNNTRFLTSMKRAYDFMIKLDDVSQPQQDQPQQDQPLDQPQQDQPLDQPQQDQPLDQLIPQDHQLITLELCPIVSQAQQHVELLPPRKRQTPPSSPGQDRQAPPSIQPQLKKRQTTGTGATQAPPSTLAKKKKTKREGSRGESALATLLFLWQSLGGHLGAGQQIRLMTNTVLLFVLYIFLNN; via the exons ATGACAAAGCCAAAATTCAGGCCTTGCCCAAGCTGCCAGGTCCGTCAGCAGGCTAACCGCAAAACCTGCAGTGCTTGTTTTGCCACACTGCCAAGCAAGCGGTTATTGAAAACTGCAAAAATTAATGATGACTGGGGCCAGAGggtcatcaaaaacaaaaatgcatctcGGGTGGTGGCCTCTGCCCAAATAGCT GTCCAAAAACTTTCTGCCTTGGGCTATATGCCCATATTATTTATCAGCCAGAGGCACATGGGCACAGGAAAATTGATTGCAGATGTAGTAACGCATCTGCCACCGACGCAGAACAACACACGTTTCTTAACCAGCATGAAGAGGGCATATGACTTCATGATCAAACTGGATG ATGTGTcccagccccagcaagaccagccccagcaagaccagcccctagaccagccccagcaagaccagcccctagaccagccccagcaagaccagcccctagACCAGCTAATCCCACAAGACCACCAACTGATTACACTTGAACTATGTCCAATCGTCTCTCAGGCTCAGCAGCATGTGGAGCTTCTACCACCAAGGAAAAGACAAA CCCCACCATCCAGCCCAGGCCAAGACAGACAAGCCCCACCATCCATCCAACCTCAACTAAAGAAAAGACAAA CCACAGGTACAGGAGCCACACAAGCCCCACCCTCGACCCTGgccaaaaagaagaaaacaaaaa GGGAAGGCAGCAGAGGTGAAAGTGCGTTGGCTACCTTGCTCTTCCTG TGGCAGAGTCTGGGAGGACACCTGGGAGCCGGCCAGCAAATTCGCCTGATGACTAATACTGTTTTactatttgttttgtatatatttcTCAATAATTAA
- the LOC113062369 gene encoding uncharacterized protein LOC113062369 isoform X1 has translation MTKPKFRPCPSCQVRQQANRKTCSACFATLPSKRLLKTAKINDDWGQRVIKNKNASRVVASAQIAVQKLSALGYMPILFISQRHMGTGKLIADVVTHLPPTQNNTRFLTSMKRAYDFMIKLDDVSQPQQDQPQQDQPLDQPQQDQPLDQPQQDQPLDQLIPQDHQLITLELCPIVSQAQQHVELLPPRKRQTPPSSPGQDRQAPPSIQPQLKKRQTTGTGATQAPPSTLAKKKKTKSCKCSRQTIYPYDKILERRMNGGKAAEVKVRWLPCSSCGRVWEDTWEPASKFA, from the exons ATGACAAAGCCAAAATTCAGGCCTTGCCCAAGCTGCCAGGTCCGTCAGCAGGCTAACCGCAAAACCTGCAGTGCTTGTTTTGCCACACTGCCAAGCAAGCGGTTATTGAAAACTGCAAAAATTAATGATGACTGGGGCCAGAGggtcatcaaaaacaaaaatgcatctcGGGTGGTGGCCTCTGCCCAAATAGCT GTCCAAAAACTTTCTGCCTTGGGCTATATGCCCATATTATTTATCAGCCAGAGGCACATGGGCACAGGAAAATTGATTGCAGATGTAGTAACGCATCTGCCACCGACGCAGAACAACACACGTTTCTTAACCAGCATGAAGAGGGCATATGACTTCATGATCAAACTGGATG ATGTGTcccagccccagcaagaccagccccagcaagaccagcccctagaccagccccagcaagaccagcccctagaccagccccagcaagaccagcccctagACCAGCTAATCCCACAAGACCACCAACTGATTACACTTGAACTATGTCCAATCGTCTCTCAGGCTCAGCAGCATGTGGAGCTTCTACCACCAAGGAAAAGACAAA CCCCACCATCCAGCCCAGGCCAAGACAGACAAGCCCCACCATCCATCCAACCTCAACTAAAGAAAAGACAAA CCACAGGTACAGGAGCCACACAAGCCCCACCCTCGACCCTGgccaaaaagaagaaaacaaaaa GTTGCAAATGCAGTCGACAGACAATTTATCCATATGATAAAATATTGGAAAGACGGATGAATGGG GGGAAGGCAGCAGAGGTGAAAGTGCGTTGGCTACCTTGCTCTTCCTG TGGCAGAGTCTGGGAGGACACCTGGGAGCCGGCCAGCAAATTCGCCTGA